GAGTGCTAATGGCCTTGGGAAAGAAACTGTCTCATAAATCTAGTGGTTCTGTGCTGCAAATGTCCCGTAGTGCCTGCCAGAGGGCAGCAGGTCAAACAGGTGGCAACCAGGGTGTGAGAAGTCTTTCAGACTGTTTGTGGCTCTTTTATGCAGCATGACAGGATGCTCTCTACTGACGAATGGTAGAAGGCCACTGGCAGTTTCACACTCAGAGTGTTTTTCCTGAGCACTCTCAGGAAGTGCGGACCGTACTGTGCCTTTTTGACAACAGCCTTGGTGTTGGCAGACCAGGAGAGGTTTTTCAGAAACGTGCGTTCCCAAGACTTTAAAGTTCTGAACCCTTTCCACACAGTCTCCGTTGACGAATAGTGGGAGAGGGTCTGCGCTGTGCTCCCTGAAATCAATGAGTTCCTTGGTTTATGTGGTGTTCAGTGTCAGACTGCTTGCTAAACACCACGCCATCAGTTTCTGAAACTGATCTCTGTAGGCAGACTCATCTCCTCCTGAAATGACTCTGACCACAGTGGTGTCACCTGAGTATTTAATGATGGTGTTGGTGGGATGGGTTGGTGTGCAGTCATAAGTGTAAAGTGACTAGAGTATTGGACTCAGCACACAGCCTTGTGGGTAGCCCGTGCTGAGCATGAGGGTTGAGCAGAGGTGGGGACCAATCTTGATAGTTTGTGGGCATTTTGTAAGAAAGGGAGGAGAATGACTAACAGTAAATGCGTTAACCACACAAACTTTTAGTAATAGATCCTGTGGCTTTCTCATATATTCTTGCAAGACTTTATTTGGCTTCAGCAGCAAAGACTAAAAGCTGCCAACTTGAGAGAGACTCTTTCAATAGGAGAGTTTCCATCACTGCTTTATTCTCAGCACTTTCTCCAAATGGGGAAAAATTTAGAAAGCTCTGAATAACTAAAATGCAATTTTGCAACAATTCCCTCAAAGTTAGTTCTCTCACAACAAAATTAGTGAAGATATTAGCACTATGAACTGTTGTTGCATTATCCTTGAGCACTTATCTGTAGGCAGCAGACTCATTAATTTTTGATTACCCGTAACAGCTTTTTCCGTTTGGAAATGAGAGTAATAAAGTCTCACTCCAGTCCTGCCcacaggacacacagacactagTGATTTATCACTTTAGAGAAACAACGAATACATGGTTAGggtgttttcatttgcaaaaaatctattgaacaacaaataaataaatattctcttaaaattgcaatttttaaCCTCGTAAGGCTCAAATGGCTTGGACCTTAGTTTTGtatcaacaataaaaaatgaattaatatttcCCGAAAGAAAATCtgagtcaattttttttttaatcaagtaaGAATCTCATGTGGTTCAATCTAATAAACTTTCTTTTACACTCACTGAACCTTCCAGTGTGTTTCATACTTGGCAGAGCATAAATGTGTAGAATTTAGAGGATTTTAGTAAAATTATATAGTTCAACAGTTTGgaaaaatatgcttattcacaATGTTGCCAAGGGTTAGATGAGacgatcaataccactctcaaatctgtacagtaaatatgacatTGGAGCCAGGAgacaattagcttagcttagtttatcttagcataaagactggaaacagggaaacagctatccTCGTTGTGtctgaaggttaaaaaaaaaaaaaaatctgcctaccagcacctctaaagctcacttattaatTCAGTGTATacagtttgtttaatttgtacaaaaactgcGTGAAAACGACACATTGTGGTCTGACGAGGCATGATGTGctagactatttcttggcttgAGAAAGTAACTTCCTTGGAAGCCATAACCCCCATAACttcatatacagttttttttgttcttgaaaCATTCTTGATTTCTAATTTTCTTAAGATGATAGTCATCCCTGTAAGCACACATCTTGTTGTCACTTATGTCACTGCTTTCTCTGTGAGAGTGTCACTTGACCTTGAAGGAAAGTGCCCAGGCAGGAAATGACAATGActcactgtgtgactgtgtcagAGGGAGCTATGACAAGCGCTCAGGGAGAGTGAACGAGACACGCCCTCTCCATCCCACCCACCCCCTTCAGATATGAGGGCTTAATTTAGATGGCCTCAACTCCAGCAGTCAGCCTCTCTGACTGATACAGTTTGTTTAGTCAGAACTGCTATGTACTGGAACAGTCAGGGACACACTGAGCTAACAAACAGAGTCACCCCAAACCTCTGCCAAGAACCCAGACTCCTTTGGACAGCTTTGACTTGATCATTTGTGCTTGAGTTTTAGTCCTTCTAGGACAACTCTATGAAGTTTAAGGTATAATCCTAAAATACTGCATTACCATTATAAAGCATTATATACAAACAAGGGGCTGCAACTTAATGagtattttcattgtcagttaTCTATcgttttgttttgattcacttATTAATTGCTTAGTCTATAAAGTGTGAAAATAGCTTAAAATTTCCATAATAATCTCTACCCTTCTATTTGCATATTTTGACCTTTTAAACAGTACAGTTCCCCagtatattcatatattcagtttatagtgatttaaaacagagaaaagcagcaaagccaAATTTTTGGGTAGCTGGAACTGGAGAACGTTTTGCATTTGTGCTTCACAAATGAATCCAGCACTTAATTATTGCATTAAAGCTGGGAtactcacaagagacagatttttttttttttaaatggtcaagGGTGCATCCAGGTGACCTCGTAGTTTAAATGCAAACCATGTAACTGATTGATTGCAGATGGGGACAACTGTTGCATATCATACCCCACTCTCTCTTCTGTCTATTTCTacactgtcaaactgtcaataaagacaataaatgacaaaaaaagttcaaaattgaagcagcagtggCTGGCCTGTCCTTTAGTCCCTAATAcgggtcaagctccaaaaacaccgCATCCACCATTAATCTCTGTGTAACTCAATAGTGTCTTTCACTCCAGCATTCCAAGATGGCATCCCACTCATTCCTATGGAAGTTGCTCATCTGGGGCTTTTGCTGAAAAAGCCCTACAGCAAAGAGACTTCCTTTGGAAGAGCTGCTTGACTTCCTGCTGGCTTCCTGCACACATGAATGGCATAAAATAATCCTCTCGGCTGTCCGCATTTTATTGATTTGTGACGCAATTAAATTCTGATGATACGAAGAGTCATTCTGGGGCGTTTGTGGTGCTCAAAATGTATTCACCCTTTTGCAGCTGCTCCTTTCTAACGATCGTGCgtggaaaaatgtcttttttgccTGTGTGCATCGTGCAATACTGCAATACCAAGTGTGCCCACAATGTCAAAACTGCCTCACAGCCCATCACTGCCCCTGGCGACTTGTCTTTGCCTGGTAAATTCCCATGTCTTTTCAAATCCCACACCCCCCTGTTCATGTTGAAAATCTATAATCTCCAAGCCCAAGCCACATCACACTCATCGGGGgttgtttttcagacttttgaacACTCTCTTTAGAGCCCAAATAGACATTATACAAATGTTGTCACAAGCTAAGTAGTACAGCCTATAACAAGTAAATGGAcctttgtgtgtaaaatcagtggagtgcccctttgAAGGATGAATCAAAACGCTTGACCAATTTTCTGTGTcttgactaactgattaatcaactaatttttTCAGAACTAATATAAACTAAAAGCGCTACGAACCAAAAGTGAGTCAAACTAGATATTACAAAACCCTCTGTTTATACTGTTTATGCTGCCTTCCTGGAATTCTCACAGCTGATGTACATGACAGAGCTATCTGGATTAATCTATGATGAAATATCATCTTAATCCTTGTATTTTTAGGGGATTTGGACTTGAGCGTTCTAATCTCAGTCAGGAAATGATTATTGTGAAGAGTGAGATTAGACAGGTAAGCTAATTTTGTAAATGGGACCATGAGGCGGAAGAGGTCTGTAAAGCCCCACATTTGACTCCAAACCTCATATGGCTGCATTTTCCCATAGCAATGAAACTCTCATCTCCCACAGTGtaccactgactgactgacactaCATGGAAAACAGGCAGCAAATCTCAACAACGTCAACAGCCACAAATTACAATATGCTTTTGACTCTGACTTTGACTCTGTTGTGTGGTTGATTCATTGAATTTATATTACTAAACCTCCAAGCAACTTtaatctgcatgtgtgtgcacaagttGAGCGTCTGCTAATGCCTGTCTATCATCTCAGAGTTCTCATAAACCATCTGTGCCCACAGGACAGCTGGGAAATAGTGGAGGGCCTGCGAGGAGGCTTCGGCAATGTCCTGGAGCCCCAGAAACAGGAGGGCTACATGCTAAAGAGGAGAAAGTGGCCCATGAAGGGCTGGCATAAGGTATAATCCAACACCTGTCAGGTCCGTAAATGACCCATGCTGAATAACACTTACTCATCTCTCAGAGTGATAGACTTCATGAggtatttttagacatttgagATAGCCGCTCCTAATAAAGTCACAGTGAAGTCATTTCAGTGTGCGTTGATTAACCTTCAGTTAAGATGTTCCTGCGACCGGCCAGCACCTGATCGCTGATACTGGCTGTGTATGTGGAGTTCTGTTCACTGTATTTTTAGACATACTTGACAACTGAGTGTCATTTCCATTTACCGATTTTACGCTACGCTTTCCGGGTtcctttcacaaaaaaagaaatctgctgACATgactcagttttgttttaaactaaTTGAATTAGCTTATGCAGAAGATGGTGTCAGCCGTAGAGGAGTCACATGTGACCTGAGTCAGTGCCTCTTCGCGCTCTGTCTAAAAGCTTTCGCAGGGATGATACCGTCAGAATATCTTGGTGCTCCTCTCAGATGCATTAGCTGATGGTCTGTTGGTTAATAGAGCTGTATACATTTAGTATTGACTTACAGTCAGAGCTTTTCAGGTCTTTGTGCTCTCAGCAGTCTGATTCTGGTGATGTACAGTAAGAATACCAAGAATTTACAAAGAATGGAGGAGAAATATTGCAGACAGTGAAAGGACGAGATATAAAGGAAGGCAGATGCAAGACAACATCCTGGGATTACAAACATCTCACTGCAGACATTATACAACATGCATTAAGGAGACGCTGACTATGTTATGATCAGAGTCATAACAGTGATTTCAGAATTGCTGCCAGATATGTTGCATATCATCCCTGCTGCATCTCATTTGCTCAttgtccttttttctccctACAGCGATACTTTTTCCTGGACAAGGGCATCCTGAAGTATGGCAAGTGCAGTGCTGATGTGAGTACAAAAGCCTGCCGGCTGCATACTATGTGGGCTTGTCAGTTAGAGGATTACAAAGGACACTTTATGTCTTTTGTAATGTTCTTGTTGTACTGCTGGCTGCCTTTGCCAGAACATCTGTCTGTGCCTGTACATACTAAAGGCCCTCATTCCCTCACAATCTCTTAATCATTGGTAAGAATCACTAGCTGCCTTTCACCTGCAAATCTCACATAATTATATACCCATTATATAGCCATTCAGAAACTCTGCTTGGCCAGGGCTAAGCAAATAAATGACTGTTATTGCTGctttaaacacaaaatgatgcatttaaaaactgaacagcaTTCTGTTGCATTTGCATGAGGTCCGGTCCAATATATTTATAACATCATGTGTTGACTTTGCCTTGCAGATTGAGAAAGGGAAACTGCATGGCTGCATTGACGTTGGTCTCTCTGTCATGGCTATTAAGAAGAAAGCAAAGTGCATCGATCTTGATGCCGAGGAAAACATCTATCACCTGAAGGTAAACCACAAGGCTAATGAACATAAGGCATTCCCCACTGGTTTACAGGAAGTGATGTAAAACATAGATTATTCAGattattcatattaaaatgactttaaaataacCTCATGTGTTGTATATGTGGGCTAGAGGGAATTACTGCTCATACTGTACCTGTTTTCCCACCGACTCACCTCCTCCATCTTACTTCTCTCTGTGTTGATTTCTGGTGGCGGTATCTGCTCTGCAGATTAAATCACAGGAGCTGTTTGATGAATGGGTGTCCAAGCTGCGTCACCATCGGCTCTATCGGCAAAATGAGATTGCCATGTACCCTAATGAGAAGTCCTTGTACTATCCCCACTGCCCCTCCCCCAACTCCCCCAGCATGGCTGAGAGTGCCTCTATCAGAAAGGTATACTTGTCCACTACACAGCATACTGTTGATGAAAACTATGGGATCTGTATAAAATAAGTGCTTTCTCCTGTCTTTCTGCTTGAGATTATCATTGTTTCATCAGCAATATTTCCTGAAGATGAAGCCCCTATACTGAAGCATTTTATGAAGGAGGCAAATTGTTATTGGTCTGACCTTTGGGTTTGTTTGCTATTGCAGTGTATGTCTATACGAAGGCAGTCCACAGTGCATTCTGTAGGAGCCTTCCCTTTAAGCTGCAACAGCCAGGCCAAGGTAACAGCTTGGCTCCAGTCATCTGATGACATGGACAAGTGCTCCAAAGGTGAGACAACAGAGCTCTCCCTTGTGATTTGTGGAGTTTCACTATTACCTGATGAACTTCTCACTTTCTTTGCTGATTTGATATCATTTTCTGACTTCTGATTTCAAACCCTATCTCTTGGTTTCTCAGCAAGATGTTAAAATTTGATTTGGCTGAGACTCAGTGACCAGCTAGCTAAAACCATTGGTTAAACTTTGGTTGGATCTGGGATTTCCACCATGAGATCatttgcacttttacttttaggTTATAAGATGCATTCTTGTGCTGGTGGATAAGTCATACATCTAGGAATTTCAAGTGGGACGCTAAACCCACATACAccattttgttcaaaaaaaaaaaacctgagaaaaatcattaattaaacATAAACCTATGTAGAGGCTGCAGCTGGGAGGTTGGAGAATTGTTCAGTGTTTGTGAAGGTTTGTGTTATATTCACCGCCTTCTAGTTACAGTAAAATTGCCAGTGAGAGTGACAGGAGAGCTAACCTTGGTGAGTCCAGCTttttcatttgtacatttgtcaGATGTTGTTCCTTCCAAAAAAGCTATTGATTACTGAGGTACTGTTTATCTCAGTTTTCATCTAGTAGGATCCTGATGATGGCTGTCAACACTTCCCCCAGCTGTTAAAGAGAGAAGTTATGATTTTTTAAACCAAACCGTTTCCACAACAGCTCAGTCATACAGGGTTGCCAGTTATTTAGTTGTCCGCCACTCctcatttaattttacatcCAGGTACCAGGTAAGTATCCGTATTCGCAAGTGGGCTTTGTTTCTGACAGTAACTTCGATGAAGCAAGTAACTTGAGTTTTCTTTTGAGCTAACGCAGCCAATTGATCATCCGTGGGAACCACACAGACACCATGACACAACTGTCCTTAGACTGTACGATCATCAAATGTTCTTTCAAGGGCGATACAACTTGATGCCTCATTTTCGTTGACtcaccttctcctctttctgacCCTGGCAGAGTTGGTGCTTGTTGTGTTGGTTCTGGTGCTATGTGAAGTCAGTCAGGTTTAGTTAGCATAGCTTTTCTCTCCTGTCCCTTATCCCATAAGGGTGCTAAAGCAATGACCCATAGTTTGGCAGAAGATGTAAACTTTTAAGGATTGGCACCTCAAGCTTAAGGATACTCATTGTAAACCTACTTCTATCTTCTGGAGTTACTGACTTTATGGATAGTAGGGTACGAGCCATTTTTACAGCCTGTCCTGGTTGGCCAAACCAGTACATCTAAATTTTCGTGTGCTACTCTCTTCTCCtgttgatttctttttcctACTCTCAACAGACTTGTCAGTCTGTGAAGCCTACCTGCTGGAGCTCAACCACCTGCTTCAGAGTATGGAAGTCCTCCATCGTACCTATTCTGCTCCATCTATCCAAGCCCTGCAGGTCAGCACTCTGTTTTTGATTCCTTTCAACTTCACATGCAGAGCAGGTCTGGTCATCATAATGGCAATTCAAGATTAAGTCTGCTGAAATGTCTAGTCAATTAATCACATCCAAAATATTAGATAACTCTGACCTTTATGCAAAGTAACTTgtcttgtcatttcttttcttatttctctccACCAATATTTTTTGTAGCCCttaaaggtactatatgtaaGTACTTGCTATTGCTatatagccaacgttagcattaaaagctgtttacttactagtctagaagaaacattgcgaATTCAGCATCagacttcattcctttactcaccaagagctgtctccagcagtggaaagcaacacccatgttaactcttgttttgcttctatttctgtcacttcttttcttctactgactTTAGCATGCTcaccagctagccccggcccgtcccATCTTGTAATACTAATTTTTGATAGTGAGTCAATGTACGTTCCACTCTGCCCTCAGCTCGGCATGACAGGATGAAGTAGCGCTGCTAAGAGGGCATATTCTAACCttttgtcttgtaaacacaaagatggctgaagctcttggcaagtgacCACTATCACTACCACCAGCATCACCTGGTCGCACCTTTAAGTCATTTGCTACAAAATATAGAACTTCATGCATCTTGCACTGCCAGTTCGAAATAATTTCCTACGAAAATACTCTGCCTCAAACATGAGTATCTTCTTTACTGTTCACTAGGCATCTACATTTGACAGCcccaagaaagaaaagagacatcCAAGGAAATGGCGCgctaaaaactacaacaaagaTGTCAAAACAACTCTGCAGGTAGACAACGTAACAATGAAGTGTGATCAAACTCaatctttttttagtttgtcCCTCAAAGTTCTTTCCCTCCTGCATTACTGTAGGTACCCAGCTGCATCTCTGCTGGCTCTATCCGCCTCCATGCCTCTAACCCCAACCTCTCCACCGCTGCACTCGGCAATGACAAAGCCGACTCCGAATCACTGGATTCTCCTTTTGATGTGGCCAAGCTGCAGGAGGACTTCTGCCGTATTGCCACCAACTGtgagtaaattattttaattaacagtTTGATTTTGACAAGTACGTCTGACAAATTCAGggttttaaagattattttacaAACTGAGAGAAACTCTACAGGTGCATAATTTTTCAGACGCCTCAATTATGTCCAATAAATCTGTCTTCATGCCGTCTTATTTGCAAGTAAGATAGGACTGGCATGGTGTTGCTGTTAATAAGGAATAGAAGTGACAATGGTGCAGCAATGGCAGCTGCTAATTACTGAttaactgtctgtctctgttttcattcatttggattCTGATGATGTTCCCCGTCAGCATTTCCCCAAGGTGTTACTAAGTGAGAAGTTCTCATTTTCTAAACCAAAAAGCTTGGAAAATCATTTGTAACCAGAAGATTGCGCCATAGGGGTCTAATTTAGTGTTTCTGCCACACATTGAAATTTATATTCAGATACCTGATGCTTGACATGGAATAATAAGGAGGATTTGTGTTTTACATAATGGTATCAAGATTTTAAAGTTGGTCCAGGGAATAGCTGTGAATGCatttaaaatgccaaatgtaTACCCTTTCCAAATTATGAAGCTAAAGATGTGTGATGATCTTAATTTAATACAGTGATGCATTATCACTGCCAGCATTTTCATTAATGTGACTCCCTAAGCACTGATTATGAAGTGTGTGGTAAAATGAACGTCATAAAACAAAGACTGTAGCTTGCTCAGCGATATGGGATAATCAAAATTTCACTTATGTTCCATTTTATTAGAACCATCGTGTGATAGACTGTCAATGGATCTACTGTGACAGGATCTAAATTGCTCTGAAATTAATAGGAATTCGTTTGCACTTAAAGCTCCCCACTTTTTCTCTTGTTGCCACAGTGCATGCGACCATGAAGTCAGCCCTGAGTTCACTGacatctgagagagagagattaaagcAAAGTCTGGACCATGAAACATGTCCCTCTAACTCACCACAGGTTGTCGGTTTGAAGAACGCACTGGTAACGGTACGTGGAATAGTACGTACTCACACGCAGACACAGAATTCCTACCAGTCAGTAGAAATATGGTAGGCtttccactttcttttagtctttTGCACTGCTCTCAGATGCTGTGTCCTCCCACACCACTTGCAAGGCACGACACACTGATGAGCCTTTTAGAGGAACGCTGTTGAGATGCCTGCTCACCTGAACAAGACCATGTTCAACTGTCATGTTTCCACTGGCGGCTGCCTCCCACCCAGAGtctctttctattttctgtctttacagACACatggtcattgtcatgctgacTTCTTTTGCCACACTAGAACTTGTGTGCTCTCTATGCCAACacatgtctttgtctttaaataAACACCCTGCTGGGTGTTagcttttcttcctgtttactCAGCTTCTACCTAATCTACCTCACACAGGGTCAGTATTGGGTGAGTAATATAATTTGGGCTCCCATTGCTTCTTGTCTGATGTCTGCAGtgacaacacatacacacgtctCTATAGTAAAGGTACTTGATTgaataaaaaattcaattcagCTTTCAGAATTGGTTGGCTGTGTGCTATAAACGATGTTTACACTGGTTATGTTTCCAGGCTTTAGCCCAGAACTCTGAGCTGAGAGAGCGCCTGTGCAAGATTCATGCTGAGTCCCAGATCATAGAGCCCACACTAATAAATCTCACTGCCCCCGTACAGGTGGGTGCAGGAGTGCAGTGACTCTACTCCCTTTCCCCCACCGtcatgatgattattattatatccgtctttttttttttttcatcccacGCAGCCTTCTTGCCACAGAATGAATGAGCTgtcccttccctctcttctaGATTCAACAAATGTTGCGCTCTTCTCACCCCCTCACTCTACTCACTTTCTTTTATGATGACAATGACTATAAAAAGTGAACAGATTTTCTTTACCCTTGCCAGGAAACACTGCTTCCTGTATTAAGTTGTATTTCTGTTCTTTCCAATGAGAAAGTGCCTCCTCTAAGTCCTGCGGTTGTGTACACACACGGGTCAGGAGGAGGACCTCTAAATGCCTGGCACATTATTGTCTCCTAAAGGATGCTCTTTGCTCACTTAATCAGATTTGCTGACCAGAGAGTGAACTGATCTACTTAATCGTGTAATGGGAAATTTGTCAAACACGGAGCGCAAAACTAATGCACCATCTCTAGAATTATTTCCTGGCTAATTAATCAGTTTCAGCAATAACAAAGGATAGAGAGGTGTGCTCACTTCCATGTTTGGTTTGTAATTGGTGACGTGTTTTTAGTTATTGTGAGAACTGTGTGACTGCTTTAAGTCCATATTAAATGTGCATCTTGTTTTATGTCAACAACCTCAACTTGCCAGACAGTTTGTGATAATGCACAAGAGTTGGTTAGCACTTTTGTTGCAAACTTGCACAACTGACAGGCTTTCAAGAATTAATACAGTAATACACTATATTGTAATAGTGTCTctagaaaaatgtttaattgataGAATATAGTATATACTTTTGTGAAAATGGTCTATACCTGTGGCTGAATCCTTTAATTACACAAATTTTAATTCTGAAGTGTTCAGATTTTTAGAAGTTCATCATTTGACCAGTTTATGGCATTCAAATGATGGCCCATATGaacatgttgctgtttttattaaaaaagaaagagactaTACACTGAAATATCTATCAACCTCTATGAAACTGAAAGCACGTCATACTGCAGAGAATAAATATAGTTTACCCAATAACTGATTTCTGCTTTTTGAGAAATTTTCAGggctttgcttttcttttcagtaacaCTTATATTGTGATGCACTGTACCGCACTATAGATAACTGTCTTTCAATACATAGCATATcaattttttgtgttgtgataCTGTCATTAGCTACACATTGTGGTTGTATTATCTTCTGAATTACCCCGTGATTGCCTCCCTTCCTGCCTACAATGATGTTGCCCTTTTTCTTGCTCTTAATTATAGCTGTGGACATTATGTCTCTTAGAAACAGGATTCTGTGGATGAATCCCGCTCCCTCGTACACCAAGCATCCAATGAAAGCAGAGCTTCAATTGCAGAGTCTCTGTCTGAGTTCTTTGATGCACAGGAAGTTCTGTTGTCTGCTAgttcctctgaaaatgaggtaAGTGTGGTGTTGAATTGTTACTGTAAGCAGTTGCACTGATTTACTCAGAATCAGCCAGTGGCATAAACTTTCAACACTGACATTTGGGgcttttgagtcatttttcttgTTCACAACCAAAAAGTTAATTCCAGATCTGCTGCAGCTCTTGTTTTATGAGGAGATCTGCatgaaacaacagagaaaaaaaaaaagaatccaacAAAATTACCACCAGAGGTTCTTAATTTACTTATTGCCTCTTACCCAACACTTAATCAATTCTGTCTCTGCAATTCTGTCTCTGCAATGCAATATGTGTCTAGAATTCAGTTTCTTTCTGTTGCAGAGAGAACAACATGCCTTTCATCTAAACATTATGGTTGGAGACATCTTAAAGTCTTAAAGCTAAGTTTTTATGACGTGTGTCATACAAAAAGTCTGCTCTCTGTTACTTCATTCTTGTCCTCCTTCAGTGTTAATGTGGCATTCCTGATCAGATAGCAGCTAGAGCggaaacaatgtgaaaacagaagtTAAATActttaatctaaaaatacagGAAGCTGAGGTGCAAATTTGTCATCAGGTCCTAAGGGACCATTCATCTCCAGTGCCTTAGATCTTCTGCTGACATGACAGGATGTTGAAAGAGACCTGCTCAGTCCCTTGTTGCAGGTGGTACTAAAAATGTATCTTCTGTCTATTAGCTTAAAtttggatggttttttttttaggtgtcaGAGGATGACTCATACATTAGTGACATTAGCGACAACATTTCCATGGACAACTTCAGCAATGGGACAGAATGTGAGAGACCAAACTCAGGTAAAGTATGGAACAAAGAGCTGCAATACTGGCCCCAGTGCAATCTCATGGATTCGGTTACAAATTTCATTTGCTATTTGCTCATGGTCTTACCTGAGCTCACACACTATTTGTCCCCAGGCTCTGTGGAAGATGGCACTGTCCTCTGTCAGCGTAGATCCTGTCTGCCCTCTCCCAGCCCCAACGACAGCACCATCAGCCTCTGGAACATCCTCAGGAACAACATCGGCAAGGACCTGTCCAAAGTGGCGATGCCTGTGCAACTTAATGAGCCGCTCAACACCCTGCAGAGACTGTGTGAGGAGCTGGAGTACAGCGAGCTGCTAGACAGAGCTGCTAACACACAGGACCCTTTTGAACGTATGGTGAGATGGCAAAGTCACTTTTGCTGTTTGAGTGCTCCGATCACATGCCCACTTCAAGCCCTCAATGGGCCTCCTGACTCTGTCCAGAGTTTGAAAAActtctaccagcacctctacagctcactagttaacatgttaaattgttagtttaatccatacacaaacacattttttaaacttgagCTTCATAACTTTAAAccgtagcttcatatttagcacaAGGACACAGGAGTGGTATCTCagctaactcttggcaagaatgCAAATAAGATTATTTATCAAAACTATCAAACTATTCTTTAACAGCAATGT
This sequence is a window from Xiphias gladius isolate SHS-SW01 ecotype Sanya breed wild chromosome 22, ASM1685928v1, whole genome shotgun sequence. Protein-coding genes within it:
- the osbpl3b gene encoding oxysterol-binding protein-related protein 3 isoform X4 — translated: MGSEERNSAMSQKISSLSRSNSSSSSKHDSRQDSWEIVEGLRGGFGNVLEPQKQEGYMLKRRKWPMKGWHKRYFFLDKGILKYGKCSADIEKGKLHGCIDVGLSVMAIKKKAKCIDLDAEENIYHLKIKSQELFDEWVSKLRHHRLYRQNEIAMYPNEKSLYYPHCPSPNSPSMAESASIRKCMSIRRQSTVHSVGAFPLSCNSQAKVTAWLQSSDDMDKCSKDLSVCEAYLLELNHLLQSMEVLHRTYSAPSIQALQASTFDSPKKEKRHPRKWRAKNYNKDVKTTLQVPSCISAGSIRLHASNPNLSTAALGNDKADSESLDSPFDVAKLQEDFCRIATNLHATMKSALSSLTSERERLKQSLDHETCPSNSPQVVGLKNALVTGQYWVSNIIWAPIASCLMSAVTTHTHVSIVKALAQNSELRERLCKIHAESQIIEPTLINLTAPVQKQDSVDESRSLVHQASNESRASIAESLSEFFDAQEVLLSASSSENEVSEDDSYISDISDNISMDNFSNGTECERPNSGSVEDGTVLCQRRSCLPSPSPNDSTISLWNILRNNIGKDLSKVAMPVQLNEPLNTLQRLCEELEYSELLDRAANTQDPFERMVYIATFVVSGYASSYYRTGGKPFNPVLGETYECDRPDKGFRFAAEQVSHHPPISACHAESKNFVFWQDLRCKNKFWGKSMEIVPVGTTHVTLPEFGDHYEWNKVTSCIHNILSGQRWIEHYGEISIRNSSSDICQCKITFVKAKYWNSSVNEVEGTITDQKGKVVHRLFGKWHEAVFCGNPPSATCIWRANAMPVDHEQYYGFTKFAIELNELDPSLKLLLPPTDTRLRVDQRLLEEGNLEAAEEQKQRIEQLQRDRRRVLEENNVTHQPTFFRRSKDDTWVSNNTYWELRRDLGFAHINFPTLW
- the osbpl3b gene encoding oxysterol-binding protein-related protein 3 isoform X3; the protein is MGSEERNSAMSQKISSLSRSNSSSSSKHDSRQDSWEIVEGLRGGFGNVLEPQKQEGYMLKRRKWPMKGWHKRYFFLDKGILKYGKCSADIEKGKLHGCIDVGLSVMAIKKKAKCIDLDAEENIYHLKIKSQELFDEWVSKLRHHRLYRQNEIAMYPNEKSLYYPHCPSPNSPSMAESASIRKCMSIRRQSTVHSVGAFPLSCNSQAKVTAWLQSSDDMDKCSKDLSVCEAYLLELNHLLQSMEVLHRTYSAPSIQALQPLKASTFDSPKKEKRHPRKWRAKNYNKDVKTTLQVPSCISAGSIRLHASNPNLSTAALGNDKADSESLDSPFDVAKLQEDFCRIATNLHATMKSALSSLTSERERLKQSLDHETCPSNSPQVVGLKNALVTGQYWVSNIIWAPIASCLMSAVTTHTHVSIVKALAQNSELRERLCKIHAESQIIEPTLINLTAPVQKQDSVDESRSLVHQASNESRASIAESLSEFFDAQEVLLSASSSENEVSEDDSYISDISDNISMDNFSNGTECERPNSGSVEDGTVLCQRRSCLPSPSPNDSTISLWNILRNNIGKDLSKVAMPVQLNEPLNTLQRLCEELEYSELLDRAANTQDPFERMVYIATFVVSGYASSYYRTGGKPFNPVLGETYECDRPDKGFRFAAEQVSHHPPISACHAESKNFVFWQDLRCKNKFWGKSMEIVPVGTTHVTLPEFGDHYEWNKVTSCIHNILSGQRWIEHYGEISIRNSSSDICQCKITFVKAKYWNSSVNEVEGTITDQKGKVVHRLFGKWHEAVFCGNPPSATCIWRANAMPVDHEQYYGFTKFAIELNELDPSLKLLLPPTDTRLRVDQRLLEEGNLEAAEEQKQRIEQLQRDRRRVLEENNVTHQPTFFRRSKDDTWVSNNTYWELRRDLGFAHINFPTLW